CGGCGCCCTCGTCGCCGAGCCCCTCTTCCTCATGACCGACACCGCCATCGTGGGCCATCTGGGCACAGCCCAACTCGCCGGTCTCGGCATCGCCTCGGCCCTCCTGATGACCGCCGTGAGCGTCTTCGTCTTCCTCGCCTACGCCACGACGGCAGCGGTTGCCCGCCGTGTCGGAGCGGGCGATCTCCAGGCCGCCATCCGGCAAGGCATGGACGGTATCTGGCTGGCACTGCTCCTCGGCGCCGCCGTCGTCGCCGCAGCGCTGCCGACGGCACCCCACCTCGTGGACCTCTTCGGCGCCTCGGACGCGGCAGCCCCTTACGCGATCACGTATCTGCGCATCTCCGTGCTCGGCATACCGGCCATGCTCGTCGTTCTCGCCGCGACCGGTGTCCTGCGCGGATTGCAGGACACCAAGACCCCGCTCTACGTCGCCGTCGCCGGCTTCGTTGCCAACGGCGCTCTCAACGCCGGGCTTGTCTACGGCGCCGATCTGGGGATCGCCGGATCCGCGTGGGGCACGGTCATCGCTCAGTGCAGCATGGCCGCGGTCTACCTCGTGGTGGTTCTGCGAGGAGCGCGCAAGCATGGGGCCTCGCTGCGTCCGGATGCCGCCGGGATCAGGGCCTCCGCGCAAGCCGGTGTGCCCCTGCTGGTGCGCACGCTCTCCCTGCGGGCGATCCTGATGATCGCCACTGGGGTCGCCGCCCGTCTCGGGGATGCCGACATCGCCGCCCACCAGATCATTCTCTCTCTGTGGAGCTTGCTGGCCTTCGCCCTCGACGCCATCGCTATCGCCGGGCAGGCCA
This is a stretch of genomic DNA from Streptomyces hawaiiensis. It encodes these proteins:
- a CDS encoding MATE family efflux transporter → MTQAPARRRTGRRQHDREIVALAVPAFGALVAEPLFLMTDTAIVGHLGTAQLAGLGIASALLMTAVSVFVFLAYATTAAVARRVGAGDLQAAIRQGMDGIWLALLLGAAVVAAALPTAPHLVDLFGASDAAAPYAITYLRISVLGIPAMLVVLAATGVLRGLQDTKTPLYVAVAGFVANGALNAGLVYGADLGIAGSAWGTVIAQCSMAAVYLVVVLRGARKHGASLRPDAAGIRASAQAGVPLLVRTLSLRAILMIATGVAARLGDADIAAHQIILSLWSLLAFALDAIAIAGQAIIGRYLGAGDAQGARDACRRMVEWGIAVGFVLGVLVVIARPAFLPLFTSDPAVRDVALPALIIVALSQPISGIVFVLDGVLMGAGDGPYLAWAMLLTLAVFTPVALLVPVLGGGLTALWATMTLMMTVRMLTLWLRTRSGRWIVTGATR